The Vicia villosa cultivar HV-30 ecotype Madison, WI unplaced genomic scaffold, Vvil1.0 ctg.004314F_1_1, whole genome shotgun sequence genome includes the window AGCAAGTTAGCTGGGAACATCTGTTCTAGAATATATGAGAAATTCCTAATCAAGTGTATTTGGTGTGGACGtaatttttgtatatagtttGTTCTTGTTAGATTCTTTCTGTGTTTGGAAACCTAGACTTACTTTTTGTTTCCTGGGGATTTTTTTTTGGAGAAACTTAGACTTAATCTTTGTTTCTTAAGGGTTTGCTTGTTATAGTCTTAAGTATTTTGAGTTTTTTGTTGCTtagttttttcttcttattaCTTTTTGTCAAGATAGACTAAAAAGAGGGAGAAAAAGAATGTCGTTTGTGTCTTGTATTGGATTAACACTTTGTAACACTGTTTGAGTGACGAATCATGTGAGTCCAGAGTCTTGAGTCTGTCTTTACAGTTGTTTTAACTTTCTGTCCAAGTTGTGATGTCTAAGGTTTGTGGAGGGTTGCTGCAGAAGTTTCCTATTAGCATATTTGTTATCCATGAAATCTGAAAAATGGATACTGAAGGTTGTCAAGTTGGTGCAAGATTGATATACCTACACAACAACTTTTATATTGATGGTTGTGCCTAGAATCTTTCTTTGTGTCTTAACATATCAGATGGTGCTtgtaatacagtgggagaactgaaaggcataaaagaacaggaaagaccttctttgaaaagagattgagtccGGGGGGTAGGTtacacaaagggaaggtttaaagcaccctttatatccatggttattcatgggctcttaattgcttagctcacttgttttcaaaagagtttgaagtgtagtgtgtgaatagaaaaactttgtttaaggactttagcttgtaaataagcgtagccttgtttgaaagtatttgaaaattagtgggaaaaagatagtttggaattttgaaaggagcaagcatttaagagcacctaccctaagttagaaaaaatgttcttttagcttttcagattgaaagggctatccataccataagagggtaggaagtcctttcattggatattgaagggtcatcgagatatcgttcgccataaaattgtccctaccatgtagaggtaggtagtctttagggaaggatagaatagtcattaatctttttaggcatcatgcgaggataccttagcaattgggacaatcatcatgttttaccgagacaacttcgagggactagatctcatatgatgatttcaatgattaaggcaacctttgctttagatatcctcggaatcgagggacttgactatttttcacaaataaaggcaacaggcaacaagaagggttaccctaaaggtgtgtgggtgcacaatcaagtgattaatattcagataattttatcttgtaatataggcaaactaaatttattagcaaGCTCGtcactccctagattactaaccacgcagttatataaCAGTTATATTgtatggaaattaaaatgcggaaagtaaaatcctacgctattacaataaacacctgtgggcagaaaaataaaggcggaaaagaaaacctaaactattacaaaacCCTGAGGGTAacagaaaataaaggcagaaaggtagaaaactttttacaaggctttggggcagatacaataataaacagatcaaaaattaaatggTAAATTTGCAGCATAGGAATAATTTAGGCAGagcaaaaaagcaaaccccaaaCGGGGATAAGTTAATCATGGTTAATAGAATGAAGCAGCAaggcaaaacaaaaattaaaggttaaaaaacctaaaattataactatagttaaaaataataataaacctaaaaataaaatcaaggttaaaattaaaaatttaaaaattaaactcaacgttaaaattataaatttaaagataaaatttgtgtttttattattaaGGAAAAaggttttgttttaatttaaaaacaaaaaaaaagtaattggttggttttctttaaaaaaagaaaaaaaaagtaaaaactagttatgcaaataaatataaaaaaaataactagAAAACCTGGGTGCTAATTTGGTGTGGTGAAAGTCCTGAGGGTTCATGGTGAGCTGCAGGTTCTATGTGTTTGATCGTGCGCAGGTGGAGATCTCATGGTGGTGAGAAAAGGTGCATCAAGGAAAGTCACGGGCTGAGTACACTAAATCATTGAACCAGTAATATCATTGAAATGTTAAAATATAAAGTGTCaagggtagggttcgaacccaggcccttgCACTCAACCATAAAGCGCTTTAGCCAATTGTGCTACCTGTCTCAATTGACAAACAAACAAACCCATGAAATTAAATATAGAACAAGTCAATTAAATGGgaaataaaaaaacaagtcaAAGTGGGGCCCGGTGCTATTGGAATGACGAATCAGAGGAGAGAGGGGAGTCCGATCTTTTACTGGCCAATGGTAAAGTGCAAAAATGCCACACGTGCACGTTGACTGGTCGGACGTTTGACTGGATCCAGACAGCCACCACGCGCGGTGGCTGCAACCTTCTTCTCCGGCCACTAGTATTCTCACCTGCGCGAAAAGCTTTCTTTCGACCATGAGACTTAGGTTACCCCCCCCCCCTATTTTGGGGGCTGCGAACTCAATCATGGCCTTAGTTTTCTCTGAAAACGCATGTAAATGGCAGTACGAAGCTTGAGTATGattatgccctaaccatggcaactGGACATCTACACGTCAAAACTTCTTAACATGGATCCAAACATGCTTTAAACATCGTCATGATCATAAATATGTACTCAAAACACGTTAATAATGAAGGAATTAATATAATCGAAGCTTGATAAATTTTAAACAAATCGTGCTCTGAATGATGGTGAATTACGATGCTGCGAGGCCTAAGGATGATTGGAGAGTAATCAGGAGAGTCCCAGGATTCCTTATCGATCGTCAGAAGCTCTTGAATTAGCCTGCAGTTGTGAAATCGGTTTCTCTTTTCTTGGAACTTTTGAAGTTGTTTGTCGTGTGTTCTGGGGCAGCAACCCTTGTCCTTTGCCTTCTGAATGTCCAATCACCCATAGCACGAAATTTCCATAATATTTGATATTTGGATCTCTTGATATGGCCATAAAATAAATCTCATGACTAatttaattatttcatattttatttgatttattaatatttaaatgaataaaattcacataaataaaaataaatgccataaaaatgaaataattggCTTAATAGTGTTTATTTATCCCATGGACACATTTAGAATCAAGAAACCTTGGCCCATTAGTCAAAAGTTGAAATTTTTGCCAATTAAGATTTCTAGCTTTTCTCAATTTTCCCCCAACTTCTGTCAAACATAACTCCTCCAATATTGGTCATATGAAgatgttataggactttttggaaagcccaagatgtcatCTACAATACATTTTGGAACACTTTTTGCATTTGAGTATTttgtcttgaagatatggctcctgacaaaaaacagctttttgcgagcttctagaaggacctgtaattttttggctcatatctctcaaatgaagtatttttagccttgacatgtgagagacaaagttgtagagaattcaatttccttcaaaatgagatttggatgggaaatttctgatgttccatgtgaaagttatggctggtcaaagtttagttgactttaggttaaaaaaaccctaatttagaaactttaggttttgttgatttctgaactttccttgatgaatcatgatcaacccttgataaaatgatgaatgatacttcaaaataaggatgtttacaaaaaaatcaggagttttgactgtactttgactacagttgacttttaggtcaaactagtcgactgttgactttctgagcaattgactaaGCAATCCTTGGAGTTGAAGCCTGAATTTTGTAATAGAGATCATTGGAAACATCATTAGCCTTATGAAATCCcttggagaccttgattcattcattttcttcagagaattcaaaaccctagttcaggaggtcATTGTCTAGGAGAGTGTGCCcttgagttttgaattttggtatgagttttgaaaggtgaaatgagatgggaaaattttggggtatgacagtgttgATTAAAGAAAAAATACTAATCTTTGGGAACTGAAGAAGAGGAAATGTCTGACCACATGTCAGGACATTTATGAGGACATGCCTCCCTTGAGTCAAACAAGGAAGCTACTCAGGAAATAAGGTCTAGCACCGTCAAATAGAGGTGTCAGTGATTGTGCTGGGAACTTTATTGGAGATAAGTCTCTTCAAATAATATCAGGCTCAAGCAGAGAAGGGAAATCTTGGAAAGGAATATTTTGGGAAGATAACATCAAAGCTTAGTCAGGGGGTCGTGTCCATGTCTATGCATGTGCTATCTTAGAAAATTGGTTCTTCCAGAAGAATTGGTCCACAGCCAGAAAAGGTAGTCAAAAGGCAATCTTTGAATGGGAATACTTTTTGGATAGACTACACACGTGGATGTTTTATCTGCTCAAGAGAAATAGTCCAACagtattaaaataaattcaaagatTTTGGAGAGACCAATGCCAATGAAAGCATAACCAAAAGACATGACAGAAGCAACAATAGAGAGGAATGAAAGTTTATGAAAATTAGGGATTTGACTTAGTATAATCTGAAAGAGTCCAAAGATTGCCATAAATTGATAAGTGGCTGTACTGCAATCTGCTTCATGGCCATGTTTATGAaaacaatttgatttttttatggcCCTGTCCATAAACAAgccaattttattattaatattatcctAGTTTTCATAGATTTACAAATTAGCTAAATAATTAGTGAGACATTTTGAAGTTCTTACTCCATGCTAATGGATCCTGTGAGAGTGAAGCCAATGGTAATACCCACAAGATTTGTGTACTGAGCTAATGCACAAAGCTTATATTGAAATCCTCCTGTAGAAAAAAACAGGAAAAGTTACATGCAAatacaaacatcatcaatcaacttcaaaaataaaagaacacCGGTATCTTTGAGAGTTTGCAACACATTATATCACATGATTCAATATTTGTGATGATTAAATCTTGATTAAATAGAATTTTATAAAATGTTTGTGACAATTCAACCGTAGTTAAATAGAGTCTCCAAAATCTTATGGACTCTGAATAATAGTTGATGTCACGGTGATTGTTTTAGAAATCATTCATCAATGTAATTATGAAAACTGTAAATATCTAATTCACTGCTCCCTTTATGATTTTGACGGAAAATATCGATTCTTGAGATATTTACACTAATGCCAGATATATAGCTGAA containing:
- the LOC131641953 gene encoding amino acid permease 1-like; the protein is MVSSSFSVDTHKYDDDGVIKRTGTWVTASAHIVSAVIGSGVLSLAWAVAQLGWIGGVVSLILFSFITLLTASLTADCYRYPDPVYGIRNPTYKVMVKNILGGFQYKLCALAQYTNLVGITIGFTLTGSISMEAIKKSNCFHKHGHEADCSTATYQFMAIFGLFQIILSQIPNFHKLSFLSIVASVMSFGYAFIGIGLSKIFEFILILLDYFS